One part of the Candidatus Methylomirabilis sp. genome encodes these proteins:
- a CDS encoding zinc-binding dehydrogenase — translation LAQVVGGLQLAGLRLGESVVVQGAGGLGVYACAVAKEMGAGLVIVIDGIPERLALAKAFGADVLLDLREVRTPEERIKKVQELTNGWGADVVAELVGHPRVCTEGLRMLGRTGRYLEIGNINPGLTFDLDPSLLIFGNKTVYGMVYYEADHLREALRLIARTRTKYPWANVLSHKFPLAQINEAFQMADQGKVTRAAITF, via the coding sequence CCTCGCCCAGGTCGTGGGGGGGTTGCAGCTTGCGGGGCTTCGCCTGGGGGAGAGCGTGGTGGTCCAGGGGGCGGGCGGGCTGGGGGTCTACGCCTGCGCCGTGGCCAAGGAGATGGGGGCCGGGCTGGTCATCGTGATCGACGGGATTCCGGAGCGCCTGGCCCTAGCCAAGGCCTTTGGAGCCGACGTCCTCCTGGACCTTCGCGAGGTCCGCACGCCAGAAGAGCGGATCAAGAAGGTCCAGGAGCTGACCAATGGCTGGGGAGCGGATGTGGTCGCTGAGCTGGTCGGCCACCCGCGGGTCTGCACCGAGGGGCTGCGGATGTTAGGGCGGACGGGCCGGTACCTCGAAATCGGGAACATCAACCCGGGCCTCACCTTCGACCTGGACCCCTCCCTGCTCATCTTCGGGAACAAGACCGTCTACGGGATGGTCTACTACGAGGCCGACCATCTGCGCGAGGCGCTGCGCCTCATCGCCCGAACCCGGACGAAGTACCCCTGGGCGAACGTCCTCTCCCACAAGTTCCCTCTGGCCCAGATCAACGAGGCCTTCCAGATGGCGGACCAGGGCAAGGTCACCCGGGCGGCCATTACCTTCTGA